The Calliopsis andreniformis isolate RMS-2024a chromosome 7, iyCalAndr_principal, whole genome shotgun sequence region AACGAGATGAAAACGCGCGCTTCCGGTTGCGACGCTCTTGTCTAGACGTTCTTCCTTTTACTCTGATGGTTAAACAAATTTACAAGATGAATGGTCCTTTGTCCACATACTTTTTTTTAACTGAAAGTCTGAATATTTAAGCTAGAAAAAAAGAAAGGCATTTGAGCGCAAAAATAGTAGTAATTTTAAGTGGTTctgtaaatttaaatattactgTCAAAATGTaagtaaaatactataaattagGAAACTATATTAAAAGTGAAATGCTGGAGAAAGTGAAAAAGAATTGAATCACTTTTTCTCAAATCTGTGCCTACGCCCGCATATGCTGCGGGCGAAGTTGTTGGACAAACATTAAGTGTAGACATTAATTCGGTGCTTTTACATTAAATAATATTGctgtcaaaataaaaaataaaatactataagttGGGACAGCGTAATAGAAAGTGAGGTGctgaaaatataaaagaaaattgaatcACTTTTTCTCAAATCTGTGCCTAAGCCCACATATGCTGCGGGCGAAGTTGTTGGACAAACATTAAGTGTAGACATTAATTCGGTGCTTTTACATTAAATAATATTGctgtcaaaataaaaaataaaatactataagttGGGACACTGTAATAGAAAGTGAGGTGctgaaaatataaaagaaaattgaatcACTTTTTCTCAAATCTGTGCTGAAGCCCGCACATGCTACGGACGAAGTTTTTAGACAACAATTAGGTGTAGAAATTAAATTGGTAGAACTATGGCAATTTTTTTCGTGAAGGAATTCGAAAATTACCTGAAATGTGGAACAAAGTTATTGAAAATAATGGAGAATATTTTGAACATTGAACTTTCtatcttctttcttctttttaatataaatacatcctAAATTTACTTTGAAAAGACAGCGAAATAATTTCCACACCTAATACAGAAATCTTAACCatgtattaataaataaaacaaatatttatgATCTTAGTGACGAGACCATTCGCCTTAAACTCTTCGCGATTACGAACCAAATGAGACAAGAGGTAAtagcgttccggagcgacacgaacgccaaGAGGAATCCTAAATTTCGCGCCGATTCCCGTGCCTGCGAACCAAGAGTCCCGGAACGTAGCGGAAAAGCAAAACTCGTGTTACACTTAGATAAGTGGTATACCTGTACGACTCTATACGCGCGATAATGTACAATGAAGGAACTAGCATTTAGGTCTGGACACTTGAGATCCTGTCGTCGACCCCGACTGGCCACGAACCTTCGCGACTGACGCGCGCGAAATTTGAACGCGACCAACGCTGAGCGTTCCCGTCGCAATAAAAGTACCTCTTTCGCCGTCTTCTCGTCGTCCTCTTCTCTGGCATCACCTTCGTCCACCGACGACCCTCGAGACGTTCTTCACCTTGGAGACGTCCCcgctccctctctttctctctctttcttaacCTTTCTCTTATCCCGTCCTCCTAAACAGATTCTCACAGTTATCCAAGGAAGTCACGCGTGGACGACGCGGTTCAATATTGCCGGTTAAAGGAAGGGAAGCCGCGGGCGTGCACCGACTCGGCCGTACTCTGAACACACAAAGCGCGACAACACACGGGGAAACGACCTCTTCTCATCCTCTCTCACTCGCTCTCGTTCTCCGTGACGCGCTAGGGGCCCGAAAACGGGACTATGTACAGACTGCGCGCGGACAAAAGAAAGGACAGGTGTTCTAGCGCGAGCGCTCTGGTCGGAGGAGAAACGTAGAAGAGAGCACACAGCAACCTACTGGGTACCGTAGCCGCTGCACACGTCCCTCTGAGATCTCGACCGCTCGCGAGGTCCTCTCGGACCGAGAGGAGTCTGGCCTCCGAATCTCTCGCGAGCTTCGCCTCCTCGGTCCCAGAGCTCCGTCCAGGGGACCCAAGGGTCTTCTCGATCGCAGCTTTCTTCCCCCCTCTTCCAGATGTCCCGCCGCTGACTATATCCCTTCGCCCCAGCTTCTTCTGGAGCTCCTGCTGGAGGACTCCACGCATCGACCTTGTCCCCGAGCACGACAGTGGCCGCGATCAGGGCCGCTGGTGAACGAGGCACGGGGACTCCCCTTCTTCTCTGCCAGGTGCTCGTCTACCATGCCGATGGCGGCGGATCCGGGCACGATCGTGCCACCGCGTCGTTGCTCGTCTCGGGTGCGGTAACTGGCGCTGAGGTGCGTCGGATCTCGATCGGTTTCGAGCCGGAGATTGGTGGCCGGCCCAAAACCCCCTGGCTGTTTCACGACAAGTTACGCTGGTCCTCGCCGCACTCCTCAGCCTTCCTCAGCGACCTCTTCAGCTTGTCCACCAATCGATTGTGGAACTTGTTCAGGGAGTTCGAGCTGCCAGTCTTCGGGGGCGAGGAGCCTGTGCTCTTGCTGGGGCTCTGCAGCGACGACTGCGACGCTCTCGATGACGTCCTCGAGAAGTGGCGGGAGGTGAGGGGCACCGAACGGTGCGCCGGGGACGTCAGGAAGTCTGAGCCTGGGGATGTCGACAGCGATGGGCCCTCTGACTTTGAGCACTCTGACACCTGTGGACAGCAAAGAGGGTACTGGGTTAATGGGGAAAATGAGACCTTGTGTGAGGGGGAGCTAGGGTTGCCAAGGAATTCCTCATCGGCGTAGAGAATTTACGAAAGAGAAGAGAATTTGCGAAAGACCGAGTGATGGTTGGCCTTTAAATTTAGTGTTTCGATACATGTAACCCCCTCCTCGACTCCAATACTTTACTTTATATAGGGTGTCCACGTTGAAGCAAGCAATTAAAATATCTCCTCTATTTACGTGGTCGGCTTTAGCTTGGATTCGTTGTATACTTCTACTTTATACTCTAACCCTTACTCTCTAGACTTCATTCTACATCACAGATCGCTGACATAGTCAATTTTCTACGTCGATGAAGAATTTCCTGGCAACCGTGGATATAAATTGTTACTGATCTCTATTGAATTATTATCGAGTTGCTAGTATAATTTGCGCGATGTTTCTGAAATGTGTCTTCTTGTGGACTTGCTAACCAGTTTTAAAACATGAGAATCTACTTTCACTTGGATCTATACTTCATGTTCGATCAAGCTGCGAAGATTGGCCTTATCGAATTTAATGATCAACTCGGCGCGCAACTTCACGACTTTCGAATTCCTTCTAAGTACGGTGACGGTGCGAACGTCAAAGAAATCTACATTGATCTTCGAGTTCTTTAAATACATTGACATTCCTTGCAGGTTCTAGTCGAACCTGACTTGTCATTTgaaattttacagctgtttataGAAAATTGGTAATCTACACATCAACTTCAACAGTTTATATCTCGAGAATGAGTTGCGCAAAAGTGACACTTAAGTAGTGTTTTGAAAACGTCTTGATTGTCAGCTACAACcgtatataataaaaaatatacattctaatttaaaaatttgaaattgacttttgtatttttcgaCATATTTGCCCTGGGAGGTGAAAATGGGGCACcctgtataataataatacaaatgTAAAAGGCACAAACATTAAGCTACAAAAAATAACAAATTCAGTGTACATGGGTGTGAGCTCATAACGGAAATATGCGCAGAAGAAACAGAATTCAGGGAATGACTCAATATCATATTAACAGCTGCTTAGCTAGACAGCACTGGAACCGAACAGTAACTCCCAAACGACTGCATCGAATCGAATAATCAAAGCAGCACGTGCGCCGTGACACAAATTCCATCGGATACGACGAATATTTCACTGCAGACCTCCGATTGCCTATTTTCACGAGCGAATCACAACACGTTACTGCGTTGAACAATAAAACACTAAGCAGTGGCGAACTGTCTAGGATGTCAGCTTGCCTGATGGCAAGTGGGGCCTCTCAAATAATTTTCTCCTGAAGTCATAAAtacttttttataaatataatacaaCCCAGTGCACCACTGACTCTAAGAGGGTATTCTAAAGTACTCCAAAAATATCTGAACTTTGGGGCCCTAAATTAACCAGAAAATGCTGTTAAATATTATTCAGAGAATTTTCAAATACAGTAGCCTCCAATAATACCCAAACTTCTAATTCAGAAACAGAGACAGTAGTTTAGGGTGGTTTACCTCAAGCAAACCAGTGAACTTTCGGCCTCCCACGATCATccaatcgtaattgtatttcAGGGAATTCAGAATAACAGAGGCTCCGCTCAGACAATCCTAATCCCATTACCTAAGCCTATTACGTGCCCACTAATCGATCCGTTATCCGGATTTCAAGGGTTCCACTCGAAGAAACGCGACGCATCTTGAAGAAGATAGAGGCGTTCATTTGCTCAAGGCGATTAAATTGGACGAGGCTCGAGGTGAGGGACGAGGAGAACGATCGCGACCGTGTGCACGCGTAATTGAAAGCGCAACGCTCGAGTCAGACCAGCAATTTTCACGCTGCGCGATGCACGGAGCAATAACCATCGCTCTCCAGCCGGTAGTTATCGATTAACGCGATTCGTAGTCGCACGCAATTTGCCCTTCCTTTCTGAGTGTGCTACGCTTAGAGCGACGGATTCGGGGAACTTGAGACAGAGGTCTGAGTGGCTTCCAGAGGGGAAATTCTCAGCCAGGCTCGATTCTTAACTCTGGGACCTAGACAGGGGTGGTTCGTGACCTCAGGTGCACTTTTGTTGCGAAAATATGTGAAATGGCTGAGGGAAAGAAATTTTAACTTAATTTCAATTTAAGTTTTTCTTATCAATCTATTTACGGGGGAAATGTTGGCAACCCAGTTGCGATATTTTCTCGACAATGAATTGTTTGAGAAGCTGTAATATGATAGACGAATAGTATTTGAGAAGAATCTTTTTGTAATTCTAATAGCATCAATGTCCTTTATACAGAAACCACCAAGGGACCTCAAAACGCCGAGAAATTAAAACACATAACTATCCTCCTATAGCTACACCCCTGCTTAAACTAAAGACTTGAGAATTTCAGCGAATTTTCACAGAATTTTTTACATACTCAAAATGTGCAAACATCACGCTAAACTGACAGTTTGAAAAAACAGTGCCATTGTAGGATTAATTTTCTGGAGATGCTACTTTATCGCCTAAAAAGAAAACAAGTTTTGCTGCGACCCCTTGACCCCCTTTATTTCCATGACCATATCACTGACCTCGACACAACGAATTCCTATTTTGATTATCAACCTGTAACCTCAACCTCACGAATGTGAATCGAGTCAGCAGGAAAAGCTGGAGGCTCACGCGACCTTTTCATCGGCGCCACACGTCCACTTTGTTATCAGCAGGCAATACAATCCGATTATCCGATAAGCGTTATCATGGCCTCCCTGGAAAAGGTGGATGGTAGGTAACCGTTCACCTTCGATTCGTGTGTCACCCTTATCTGCGGGATGTCATGATAAAAATAGAGCCATCAGGGAAGAGAGATAGACGTTACGAAATCGAGAGTCAGGGTTGCGCAAGTGCGCGTCGCGTCGTGGCATGCCCTCGTCACCAGGTGAAAGAAAACTACACCGAGGAGGCGGATCTTTCTCGACGAACGACGCAGCGTGCTTTCCACGCCACTGACTTCGTCGGCGAGATAAGGATTGTCAACAGTGATTACCTCATATGTAGGAGCAAGCTAAACGCAGAGGTCTGCTGTCGACCCTCTTGTTGCGCGCAATCGACGATTTGGCCGAGCGCGAAATTATTTGTAATCGACATCCTCGGTCCTATATGGCTCGAATGAACTCGAGACTGAATAATAAACAGCTGGCGCGCTTTGCTCTTGAAGCTTcgctgttattattattgtgaatgGGTAGACAACCTTTGATTGGAAAATAAATTAAGTTTCATTTTGTAAATATGACCTCTCTTTAACATAGACACATGGGTGACACACTTATAGGTAGAATCACGTCTGTGAAGTCGACTTAGTGAGTTAGTGCATAAAGCAACAAGCTTATAATGAGGGAATATTGCAGTGTTTTGATAGAAGAACTTTGCACACTAAAATTTCGTTATATGTTCATCGATCTGGATCGATCAGGGACATGCATCCTGTCCAGGTCAATTCTCACCTCCCTTGCACATGAACAGATTGTTTGTTTTAGATAGAATCATATTTCAAAGGGAACCCCCTCTTGTTCAAGTGGTAAGGATAGCGATCTACATGTAACGAATTCAATCCAGCAAACATATAATAATGCATTACTACATTGGCTATATCGTAGTAGCATAAAAAATGGAGATCAATAGAGGATTAAACTGGAAAGGCGTTAAAGAATGTTAATAATCCAAGTGATTGTTTCAGATCTCGATGATAGACTTTATCTACTGATTCATTCAAGTAGAATTTTCTATCGCCCACGGTGACAACATAAAGTAATAGACAGGTGTCCAATATGTAAGAGAGATAACAGAGATAAGAACCTAGATGACAAACGGAGGCACTACCAATGTACGAATTACTCATTCAGCAATGAGAGGTTTGAGACACGCGACGAGATTTCAGCGAACGAGAAACCGGTTATGAGAATTTTTCCTGGTGTCGTATCGCGGAATAACGAGCGCTGGAAATCGGAAACACTGGCACGTGAGAGACGATGGGTCCGATCCCGCATCGAATTCCTCAAGTTCTACCCTGTGTCGTTTGGAAGCTTGGATCAAATGTCCAATTGCACAGTCTCAAAAATAGTGACCCTTCACAGACATTCTTTTAGAAGACTAATTTCCTTCATTTACGTGATAGCCGAAATTGCAAGACTTTTGATAGTGTTAGGTAATTAATCTCTGACACAGGGTATAAGCAACAGTAAAGAAGATTCAGAGTCGTAAAACTGGTCAAAGTACGTATGTACTGTAGTAGGATCCTATTGTTTCAGGTTACAAACTAGCAAAAGATGATGAATCTAGCTAAATTAGCTCTTGTAATATGCTCCCAATAAACGATACCACAACTCTAGACCCTACTAAGGCTGCGGTTACAGTGGATCTGTTTCCTGACGAATATATCCAAACTATTTATCGTAAAACCAAGACAAGTTCAGACACATTCGTCGGAACATCAGTTCCTCAGAAAACAGATGCACTGTAACCGCAATCTAATTATGAGTCAATTCCTCAAGGGGTAGCTGTGTTTACATTCTCCGAATCCTGTCAGTACCTAGCTACACGCGATTCCAGTTTACTGATCCAGTTTACCAATCATCTGGCACCCACAGACACGATAAATTCACTACCATTCCTATAAAGTACTCATCTCGCTACATATTGCCGGTTCTCCCCCAAATGTGCACCTGGAGTGCACGCGGAAATTGCGCATGTCAAATCTGTCCACGAAATCTGCCCCAGCGGAACGTCAAACCCAATAAAAGCCTGCCACACAGCCTGAGCGTACGAAACCTCATTGCTTCCCCTCTCCCTTTAGCTTCCCACAAAACACACTCACCTTCCTGCTGcgacatgcctgaggattggaacACTCTGAAGACCGCCGGGTGCGGTTAGTCTTGTAAATGTCCCACTCGTTTTTCACCACGGGCATCATAAACGCCATCTCGAGGGTCGGCACTCCTGAAACGCGCACTCTATTCCTCTCCCTTCCTCCTGGACACCAAAGTTCCTTTTCTCACGCTCTGCGCCTCTGCGCGTCTTGTGTCCCGTTCCCTCCGTTTCTCTGGATAGTTCGGAGCTAGCTCGACCAACTGGGATGTTCCCTGCTAGTCCACCTAGACCCGGTTTCGATCTACCGGTATGTCAGCGGAAGTGCAGTAGCAATTGCTAGGATTGCTCCTCTCCAGTTCTAATCGCGAGCAAGACCCTAGGTTCTTGTCCGCTGTGGATCGATCGGAAGTCCTCCTCAGCTACCACTGACGTCTGCTACAGCCGCTGGTTGGCCCTCCACAGTTGTCTGCGTGTTGACTAGAAAACTGCATACACGTCTGGCTTTCTCACGGATCAGCTCTGCGTTGTCTCCGGCGTGCTGTCTGCTCGACGACGCGGTTTCGAATACGCGCGCGCGTGTCCGTTCAGTGCGGCTGTCTGCTACGGAATGAGCACGCCGGCGGCCGTGTGGTTTAGGTGTAAAAGCCCGCGACGGTGGGGACGGCTGGGCCAGCCTATTGGTCGTTCCTGAGGCGGGACTCCTACGTCACGGGTTACCATTGATTTTTCAATGTTGATACACACGTCGACGTGACGTCCAGGATTGATTTTCTGGCGACAGTTCCTGCTGGATCGCACGTACGTCGCCCCCACCACGCGACACCAACGTGGACACTTCGGCGTGACACTGAGCAGGGTCCCATGGATCCTGGCTCTTCCTGATCCTCGACCTGCCCTCGACCCCCCTCCGATCGCCTGACGCGAAAATCGCACAGGATCTGCTCAAGGTCGTTCGCTAAGGATCGCTGCGCGAATGTAGAGGTGCACGTGCGCTGCACGTTGAGGCCATGCGCTTCTGTTTTTGTTTGGGCATTGCATGTGGGGATTACGGACATGCTGTTCTGGGTCAGTTCTGTTCGTGTTCAAAGTCACGTGCGTGAAGTTAGGTTAAATAGCAGACTAGAAATAGGCGGTAAGTGTTTTGCGTCGCGGTTAATGAATCATCGTGAGAGAACTGTTGAGTGGCTCATTGCGAAATTTAGATAAGTGACTGAATGGATAATAATGTTTTAAGGAGTGACAAAGCTGTTGAGTCAAACGATTTATTGAATGAACACCGAGGAGTAATCGTTCATTGGTAAAGAAGATTATTCGTGACTGTTTAGTGATTATCCTTCGAGGGTATTTTACCAGCAGTTGATGTCACTATTACCAACAGTCGATTTTGCATCATCTATCGATTAAATCAGTTGCAAATTGACAGCATAGACGAATGTACAGGATAGATCGGACATTTGATGGACTTTCGTTACAGACGACTATAGAAATAGATGAGACAAATGTGTAGTAGGGTACAAATACATTACTGTTATGTTACATGAACTCACACTACGTATTATAGCAAATTCATACTGTCAGCCGAGGttttttacttgttttatacttgTTTTACTATAATATGAAAGAAATTTGCTATACTATATAACGTGAATAAAGGCACAACCACATTACTGTAATAATACATATAACAAATTTGTTTAATACTatactaaaatatatttaaaagaagGAAAAACAGCGGCCCATACTATGGATCTGCTTTAAGTTATAATATATGACGTCATTGTATAATTTGTTTTAcattctgaaataccgacttctCAAAAAATCACTAGTTCTCGAGCGCCCTGTGCAATTCTCGAGCGGTGGATGTAGAAAATATCGTTTTTTGTTACCTACGATGGTAATGTAAAtgagaaaatattcctaccgTACCATGTACCATCTAATATACACGATACAAGGTACCCCACTAAAGTATCCGTATTCATACATATAATTTATAGTAATAAACGAAAATGCTATTTGCAAAAGAAATATTATTGCAAAAGACTAATACCAAAATGAcaatatttattctaaatgagATTGTTGTAGAAATTGTGTCTATTCTGTGTTAAACAAGATATGCTTCGGATTAGTTAATACATCCGAGAAATATGTAACATATACTAAaaaatacatacataataaATTCTAAAAATTAATACGAATCGCTTAGTAAAAATGGTAAAAAAAGTGACTAAAACTGTAAGAATAGATAGTATAGATCGCTGTATGATAATATATTACATAAAAATCTTGAAATCTAAAACTTAAACTAATAAGCCAAAGACATCTGACCAATGGTCAAGCTGTTAAATGTCAGAGTGGCTGAAGATAACTCAGAAAAGCTCAGGACAGCCCACGAAGCTTCTCCAGAGGATCGTCAGAATGATCCACACTCGCTGAAGACTTCAGAGCGAATGAACAGAAGAAGAGGAATCGATTACTAAattgcgagattaatcgaacgaagaatatttccaaaaaattaatattttccatTGAAAAAACATTGTAACAGCAATTTCTGCTATACATATTGTTAATCACAATTGTATGCAGTTACTGATacaaattattaatttaaaactGACATAAgttatttataattgttagttatAGACATATCAAAAAATTTACAAGAACTTCGAAATTAATCGAACGAAAAATATTTGTGAAAAAATGACTATTTCCCATTAAATAATCGCTGCAACAACAATTGCTGCtatacatattgttaataacaatcgtaatcaGTGACTCATACAAGTTATTGATACATATAATTGTTAGTTAAacaaatattaagaaattttcaagaattgcaagattaatcgaacgaagaataatgtacaaaaagttaataatttcagCATTTGTtaactaaaaattaaaaatattaattatttacacAAGTGCACACTGTgtgcgattgttattaacaatatgtgtacCTGAAATTGTTGCTAAGATgattattttatggaaaatatcaatcttttgcaaaatattgttcgttagatcAGTCTCGAAATTATAATCAACTGATGAATTTCTCTGATTGGTTCTCCAGCTGCTTGGAGGTAGTATAAATACTTCTCCAGGAGCATGAGTACTTCAGTCCccgcgggtcctccggcgggtaAGGACCTCCCAGGGCCTCCTGGGTCTCCCTGGACCCCCTGGACCTCCTGGACCTCCTGGACCACCTGGACCACTTGGGTCTCCTGAGACCtccctgaccagtggtcaaccggactgaccagtggtcaaccGGACTGACCAGTGAGTTTTTgcacaaattttgaatttatcttTTCTGTTGGCCTTGTTTTGCATATATGTTGCCCCCTTTCTTCTGCTTCTCCTATTTTGCGTGTACTATGGCCTTCTCTTCTACTTCCccctattttatttatattcccTGCTCTGCATTATTATCTACTGATAATTTTGATTTGTTTATCAACCTTAATGGTTGAATATTTAACTATTATTTTAAAACCACACATGGTTTAAATAACCATCGAATCAATATGTTAAAAAACGAATTCGATTAATATTTCGAATTCTTACACTTGTTTTCTATTCATGACTTTAGTTTACTAGTTTTAAGTTTagactttaagatttttgtaaaagaaGATAGAAGAGACTacttcaatcatttatatattacACTTGATTCCTTGCTCTTGTTTTTGCGATCATTAATATGCTTCTGTTATTCGTTCCTTCTTTCATTGCTGCTTACCattatcattcctatttcattcacatgaagaacattcatcgaacgaagacatcatatcccccgagggatttcaactcgatttctaatttttaatatttcagtaCACAGGTGAACATTGAATGGAGGTATCAAAAGAAAAACTTAATCAAATGCCAACGTTGTTCAATTCTGTTTTGTGTTTAAATATGTTCTCTCCTGATTCGGATTTTGGATTGTTCTGTTCATGCTTTCTCATTTCTATGATATTCTTAAGAAGATTCAGTTGGTCATTCAGTTGTATTTCCTCCTATTTCTTGTAAACAGATTTTTCATTCTCTTCGAAGGTTATGAATCGTTCGATCGATTCTCTATCATTCTGCAAAGCGCTCTTCAGCATCTATTGCTGAACACAATGTTTGTCGCTTTAGCGAACCTTCAATTTTAGCATATTCTAGGATTTAAGTGAACATCATATCTACATCATAAGAAGACATAGCATCCACCGAGGGATTAAATCGCTCCTTTTTTTGAAGTCTCTTTTAAGATTTAGACTTTAAGATTTAgaatttaagatttttgtaaaggaagaTCGATGTAACATTGATTACATCTATCTCCCTATGGGTCTcctgcacagcaacctcctcgtggtgagacccgggccggttctgtccgggccaatggctgtgccatcgttggggtattcttggggaggctcccccaatcattcatattaacttgaagattgaagaacgaagacatCGCATCcaccgagggattcaccgcttctagtatataagtcgcaatcgcatatgatatttttaagaccctacttatAAGTTGCcattgtaaagtcattgtaacatcactgtaacactgccaagttgtcatttcttagctctctttgctcggttactacctcctcaccttctgtgaggaggtcatctttgcttctcttagtagaagcaactagCAGCTGTGGAATTGgcagtcgatggagcttgttcttcttcccttgggggtttgtactaacgagagacgatgtggacaccgaatggtgtgtggtatgacacacttgcaggtggaaaccccacaggtcaatcaggcaactgattgggctgtgaggtgccagtcgccttctcctagtacccgccttcaaggtggaaggactcccaccaccgattgtccatttcatggttgccttacgcggtagactctaaatattcccaatcccttctcaatgattacttggcacttttTTACTTTAAGATCCAAGGCAAAGACGTgaatggaacttggcttccatccatgtctttgcctctctagcGTAAAATCACTGtgcaattgtcgagttgtcatttcttaacttcttttcttgaaatttgttcctcatctttggtgaggaagtcacctctgcttctcttggtagaagcatgtgaccaaccgtggaatcgtcggtctgtggagtgtgttctcctcttgggggtctgtactaggagtgacgcgacggacacagtagggtgtgtggaaagacacactcgactgtggaaactacacgtttccgccttttgcacattctctttaccagcctgtcggaattaggtctacttaggtagctcctatgtggcagcagggagcaatggacaattgactgaatcatgtagtgccgtgcgcctctccgacctaccggccttcaaggcGGTAGAGCTCACACTGccgctcgtctatttcacggttgcattagcggTAGAGTCTAACTTAACCAACCCcttcctaatgataactcgacaatttcctacTCTAAGGCCGAAGttaaaggcatgcatggaacttggcttccatgcatgtctttggcttgttaatttaagaattttgtaaagggagatcgatggaactttgtttccatctatttccctgtgggtctccagcacagcaacctcctcgtggtgagacctggggcggctctgtccgtgctaatggctgtgcatcttgtattaGATATAAGGGTAGCTAGGTAGGGGTGGCTCCTCTCGTGTTTCTGCGATCAGTGATATGCTTCTATTATTC contains the following coding sequences:
- the LOC143181396 gene encoding uncharacterized protein LOC143181396; this encodes MVDEHLAEKKGSPRASFTSGPDRGHCRARGQGRCVESSSRSSRRKGGRKLRSRRPLGPLDGALGPRRRSSREIRRPDSSRSERTSRAVEISEGRVQRLRYPEDGIRERLRKREKERERGRLQGEERLEGRRWTKVMPEKRTTRRRRKRYFYCDGNAQRWSRSNFARVSREGSWPVGVDDRISSVQT
- the LOC143181571 gene encoding uncharacterized protein LOC143181571; protein product: MAFMMPVVKNEWDIYKTNRTRRSSECSNPQACRSRKVSECSKSEGPSLSTSPGSDFLTSPAHRSVPLTSRHFSRTSSRASQSSLQSPSKSTGSSPPKTGSSNSLNKFHNRLVDKLKRSLRKAEECGEDQRNLS